The Ahaetulla prasina isolate Xishuangbanna chromosome 4, ASM2864084v1, whole genome shotgun sequence genome has a window encoding:
- the SLC7A8 gene encoding large neutral amino acids transporter small subunit 2 isoform X2 — protein MGELCQRALGNPCPGYLHRWEAAGSGLDHYHGNCANLQRNLPRAIFISIPLVTFVYVFANVAYVTAMSPQELLASNAVAVTFGEKLLGVMAWIMPISVALSTFGGVNGSLFTSSRLFFAGAREGHLPSVLAMIHIRRCTPIPALLFTCLSTLLMLVTSDIYTLINYVGFINYLFYGVTVAGQVVLRWREPNRPRPIKVSLFFPIIYLLFWAFLLVFSLWSEPLVCGIGLAIMLTGVPVYFLGVHWENKPPFFNTLVDGITRVGQKLCVVVYPKMDAGEVENDLSKETKEQLEPMCGTEKLGTPQN, from the exons ATGGGTGAATTGTGCCAGCGTGCGCTGGGCAACCCGTGTCCAGGATATCTTCACCGCTGGGAAGCTGCTGGCTCTGGCCTTGATCATTATCATGGGAATTGTGCAAATTTGCAAAG GAACCTGCCTCGAGCCATTTTTATCTCTATTCCCCTGGTGACCTTTGTCTACGTCTTCGCCAACGTGGCCTATGTCACGGCCATGTCCCCCCAGGAGCTTCTGGCCTCCAACGCTGTGGCGGTG ACATTTGGGGAGAAACTCTTAGGGGTGATGGCTTGGATCATGCCTATCTCTGTGGCCCTCTCCACCTTTGGAGGCGTCAACGGCTCCCTGTTTACTTCCTCCAG GCTGTTTTTCGCTGGCGCCCGCGAAGGGCATCTCCCCAGCGTCTTGGCAATGATCCACATCCGAAGGTGCACTCCGATACCTGCCCTACTTTTCACC TGCCTGTCAACCTTGCTTATGCTGGTCACAAGTGACATATATACGCTGATCAACTACGTCGGTTTTATCAACTACCTCTTCTACGGAGTGACAGTGGCTGGGCAGGTCGTCCTCCGCTGGCGCGAACCCAATCGACCTCGTCCAATCAAG gtgaGCCTGTTCTTCCCGATCATCTATCTGCTCTTCTGGGCCTTTCTCTTGGTCTTCAGCTTGTGGTCGGAACCGTTGGTTTGTGGCATCGGCTTGGCCATCATGTTGACAGGGGTGCCCGTCTACTTCCTGGGCGTCCACTGGGAGAACAAGCCCCCGTTCTTCAACACCTTGGTCG ACGGAATCACTCGGGTGGGGCAGAAGCTCTGCGTGGTCGTGTACCCCAAGATGGATGCCGGGGAAGTAGAGAACGACCTCAGCAAAGAGACCAAAGAACAGCTGGAACCCATGTGCGGCACAGAGAAGCTCGGCACGCCCCAGAATTGA